ACCGCCAGCCGAACTGGTTGAAATCGTCGCCGGTGACCACGCTCTGCGCCTTGGCCGCCGCAGCGGGCTGGGCCGCCGGCGTCTGGACAGGCGGCGTGGTCTGAGTGCTCTGCGCGAAGGCAAATGCACCCAGCAGGCAGACGAGGACCGCCAGCGAACCGAAGAATCGGTGCGATCGAGACACTGCTCCTCCTTCGCGCGAAAGGACACCGCTAATAGCGTCCATGCGGATGAGACATCCAACGGGTAGGGGCTGACTGAGACGGGCTGTCCGCTTACGACGCCTTGGCGGATTCGTCGGATCGGTCGCTCGAGTACATCGCGTCGATCGTCTGGGCGTACTTTGTCGCGATCGCCGCGCGGATGTTCTTGAGCGTGGGCGTCAGCTCGCCGCCCATCTGGCTGAATCGTTCGGTCAGCAGCGTGAACTTCTTGACGCGTTCGTGCTGGGGCAGTTCAGCCTGGCGCTGTTCGATGCGCTCGGCGATGAACGCGACGATTCGCGCGTCCTTGACCATCGCCCGCATCGAGTCGTAGTTGATCCCCCGCTCACGCGCCCACTGATCGAGCGCCTCGAAGTGCGGAACGACGAGCGCCGAGAGATGCTGGCGGCCGTCGCCGATCGCGGCGATCTGCTCGATGTAGTAGTCCTGGCCGATGACCGACTCGATGCGGCTCGGCGCGATGTTCTTTCCGACCGACGTGATGATGAGGTCCTTCTTCCGGTCGGTGATCCGCAGGAAGCCGTCCTCATCGAACGATCCGATGTCGCCGGTCTTCAGCCAGCCGTCCTGGATGCAGTCGGCCGTGTCCTGCGGCCGGCCGAAGTAGCCCTGCATCACGTTCGGGCCGCGGGCCAGGATCTCACCGTCCGGTGCGATGCGCAGCTCGCACCCGGAGATCACCTTGCCAACCGTGCCGAACTTGAAGTCGCCGGGCCGGTTGCACGTGAGCATGGGTGAGGTTTCGGTGAGGCCGTAGCCCTGGCAGACGAGCAGGCCGGCGGCAAAGAAGAACTCCTCGATGTCCGCCCCCAGCGCGGCGCCGCCAGCCGAGAAGAAGTTCTTCGGCCCGCCGACGATGTCGCGAATCTTCCGGAGCACGAGGCGGTCCGCCAGCGCGTGCGTGGCGGCCAGGATCGGGCCGACCGAGTCCCCGTTCTTGCGGGCGTACGCGTAACGGCGTCCCACGCCAACCGCCCACTCGAACAGGCCGCGCTTGACGGCTGAGCCCTGGCTGATTTGATGCCGCGCGGTGGCGTAGATCTTCTCGTACAGCCGCGGCACGCTCACCATGCACGTTGGCCGCATCTCCTGCATCGTCTCGACCACGCGCTTGGGGTCGTCCAGGTAGAAGTTCTGTGCGCCGCGGTTCAGGATGTAGTACGTCCAGGCCCGCTCGTACGCGTGGCTGAGCGGCAGGAAGCACAGTGAGCGATCCCGCTCGGTGACGTTGAAGAACCGGTCGAGCGCGTCGAACTGCGTGAGGATGTTCTCGAAGGTGAGGACGACGCCCTTCGGCTCGCCGGTCGTGCCGGACGTGTAGATGATCGTCGCGACGTCCGACGCCCGGATCGCAGCCTCGCGGCCGGCGAGTGCCGGCGAGGTCGGGTGTCCGAGCGGTACCGACAGCGAGCAGGAATCCGTCAGGTCGAGCGCGACGCCGGCGTCGAAGACGACGACATGCGAGAGTGCCGCAGACCCGCCGCGCAGCGCGTCCAGTCTCCGATACTGCTCATCGCCGCCAACGAAGGCAATCTTCGCCCCCGCGTCGCGGACGATATGCTCCACCTGGGTAGCGGTGTTGGTCGCGTAGATCGGAACCGGAATTCCGCCTGCGGCCTGGACGGCGAAATCGACGATCGACCACCAGGGCGTGTTCGGCGCGAAGATCACCGCACGATCGCCCGTTCGGAGACCGACATCGATCAGCCAGGACGCCACAGCGTCGATGTGCCGCCCCATCTCGCCGTACGTCATGCCACGCCACTCGGCTCCGACCTTGTGACGAAGGCCTACGGCGTCCGGGGTTGCCGCGATCCGATCGCGGATCATCTTCACCAAGTGGTCAGAATTCACTCATACCCTCGACAATTGGGGCAAACGACCTGCCCGGTGGAAAACGCTCAATTGTAGGGCGAATCGGGTTCGATGGCTACAAGCGACCGCTTGAGCATCTTTCGCCCGCTACCGGTCCGGTTTGACAAGCTGCGCAACGCTACCTATTGTGTCCCCTGCGGAGAGGCGGATCCCGATCGGACACGGAGCCCGCAAAGGGCGCAGAGCCAGGGTGCATGGTGGACTCTGCGGACTCCGCGAACGCTGTGTTGGAGACAAGGAGCAGCGATGGCAACGCGTCGTCATTTCCTCAAGAGCCTGTCCCTCTCGCCGCTGGCCGTTCCCTTCGTGAGCCCCGGCGCGGCCGCGTGGAGTCGTGACGCGGGCGCGCCGCTCCCGGCGCCGGACGATCCGGCATTCTGGGCGAAGGTGCGCGAACAGTTCCTGCTCGCGCCCGACAAGGCCTTCTTCAACACCGGGACGCACGGTGCGATGCCGAAGGTGGTCGTCGATGCGGTGACCGAGCACCTGCGCCGATGCGCGACCGAGATTGCGGACTGGGACTACCACGGTGCGGACTGGATCGCCGGCTACCAGCCGATGACCGAGATTCGCGCCAAGGTGGCGCGCCTGCTCAACGCGGATGTCGGCGAGATTGCGTTGACCGAGAACGTCACGACCGCGATGAACGGCGTGGCGCAAGGCCTCGATCTGGCGCCCGGTGACGAGGTGGTGGCCACCGACCAGGAGCACATCGGCGGCAAGAGTCCCTGGGAGCTGAAGGCGCGTCGATGGAAGACGGTGTTCCGTCCGATGCCGTTCCCCAAGCCGGTGCACGATCCGCAGCAGGCGATCGACGTGTTCCGCAAGGCGATGACGCCGCGCACGAAGGTGTTCGAGATCCAGCACATCATCACGGGCAGCGGCGCCGTCCTGCCGGTCAAGGCGCTCTGCGCGGAGGCCCGCGCAAAGGGGATCTTCACCGTCGTCGACGGAGCGCAGGCGGTGGGCCACATTCCGGTCGATCTGCGCGATCTCGGCTGTGATGCCTATGTCGGCTGCTTCCACAAGTGGATGCTCGCGCCGGCCGGCACCGGGTTTCTCTACGTGCGCAAGGATCGGATCAGGGACATCTGGACGACGATGGCGAGCGGGCAGTGGGACAACCACCAGGACGAGGGCTTCAGGCTGTCGCAGCGCGGCACGGGCAGCCTGTCGATCCTGATGGGTCTCGACGCGGCGCTCGATTTCCATTTCAAGCTCGGGCCGGAGCGTGTTCAGCAGCGCATCAAGTACCTGGGGGACCGACTGCGCGACGGCCTGCGTGCGATCCCGAAGGCGCGGATCTTCTCGCCGGACGATCCGGCGATGTGCGCCGGCATCACGGTGTGGAACATCGAAGGGATGACGGGCGCCGCGCTGCAGGACGCGCTGTGGACGCGCGGCCGTCTGCGTCCGCGTGCGAGCGGCGAGGTTTTCGGCGTCCGCCAGTCCACGCACATCTATAACAGCGTGGACGAAGTGGACAGGACGGTCGCGATCGCGAGGGCAGTTGCGGAGGGGTAGGGCGCGGCAGGTGCTGAAGGTGCTGAAGGTGCCAGGGTGCTGGAGGTGCGGTGCTGAAGGTGCTGGAGGTGCCGGGGGTGCTGGAGGTGCGGTGCCGGAGGTGCTGGAGGTGCTGAAGGTGCTGGAGGTGCCAGGTTAGCGGACCCTGGGAACATTGCGCACGTGCAGGCTTCGGCGTTTACCATCCCGTCTTTCCGGAATCGTCACTCCGATCTCACTTTTCGACGACAAGAGCCTGGAATCTCTCCGGAGCCTTCACCCCGTGGCGGCCGGAGGCGCGGGTGGTGGGGGCTTTCTCGTGCGGATTGACAATGCGACCATATTGTATATTATATGCCAATAGTTTGGTGTCACCGTTCGCTCGTCCCTCTGGCAGAGGCCGAGGAATTCGCAATCGTGTCCATCTCGATCCGTTCCGCCGCGTGGCTCGTTACGCCCGGAGTCTCGCCCCCCCCCAGGTGCAGAGAACAGACGTGGCAGACCTGCCTCCCGTCCCGTCGCCGCACCGACGCGGCCTCGGGAGAGGTGTGCCGCCTCGTCCCTCGCACGCCTTTGGCTCTCCCCGTTCGCAGGTACTTCCCTCGCACGGTCCACGAAGTCGGCCCCGACTGCGTTCACGTGGTCGGGTGGATCACGACAAAAGGAGCGACGTTAATGTTCGCTTGGAAACGATGGCTCGCAATCGCTGCGCTGGCAGCACTCGTAATCGCCCTGGCCCCGTCGGCCGCCCTCGCGCAGACGCGATCGGAAATCACCGGCGTCATCAAGGACGGCACCGGCGCGGTGCTGCCCGGCGTCACCGTCACGCTCAGCAGTCCGAACATGGTGGGCGGAGACCGCACGGTCGTCAGCGGCCATGACGGGATCTACCGGTTCACGGACCTCCCGCTCGGCGTCTACGAGGTGGCCGCGACGCTCCAGGGATTCCGGACCGTGCATCGGCCCGGCTTGCAGGTGCAGTTCGGCACCACCGTCACCATCGATCTCGTTCTGCAGGTGGGCGGCGTGGAAGAGACGGTCACCGTGAGCGGCGCGACGCCGGTCATCGACGTGACGACAGCCGCCTCCACGACCAAGATCGAGGAGTCGTTCCTCCAGAACCTGCCGGCTGGCGGCCAAAGCCGCCGGCCGAACGAGATCATGAGTCTGGCGCCGGGCGTCACCACGCAGCGCACCGCACACGGCGGCATCCGCGACGCGAACAACATCATGGTCGATGGCATGTCTTCGTCGCTCCCGGGTGGCGGCAACATCGCCACGTCCGTGCTGAGCTACGACTGGATGGCGGAAGTGCAGGTGGTCGCGCTGGGCGCCAACGCGGAGTACGGCGAGTTCACCGGCACCGTGTCGAACATGATCATGCGCTCTGGGAGCAACAATTTCTCGGGACTCGCCAGTTACTTCACCACTCGCCAGAGCTGGCTCGGCAAGAACACCGGCGACCTGAGTCCGGCGTTGCAGGCGAAATTCACTCCAGCTCGGCTCCTGCAGAACTACGACACAAACTACCAGGTCGGCGGCCCGATCAAGAAGGACAAGGTGTTCTTCTTCGGGGGCGGGGAGTATTTCCGCAATTCGGCCATCTCGTCCGGCGCGCTGCCCGGCCCCGACGGGACTGGCATCCCCAACAGCGAGAACTGGCCGCGGTACCTCGCCAAGGTCAACTGGGCGGTCTCGAAGGCGTTGAAGTTGGAGGGCCTCGTTGAACACGACAACGAGTCCATCGAACCCAACGGCACATCAGCCAGCAGCGCGGCCGATGCCATGACGATGACCCACATCTCGAAAACGATGTACAACGGCCGATTGACCTGGACGATCAACGACAAGACGCTGGTCGAAGTCCGCGGCGGCGGCCTCAAGCTGTTCCAGGAGTTCCCACCCTACCCGCCCAACACCATATCGGGCCCCTCTTCCCACAAAGATACTGTCACCGGGATTACGACCGGAAACGCCGGCTCCTTCTCGAGCTCGACTCAATCACGCACGAGCATGTCGGGCAGCCTGACCAAATGGGTGACCGGCTTCCTGGGTACGAGCCACGAGCTGAAGTTCGGCCTGGATTACGAGCACACGGAACTCCTCAACACGAGCGGCATCCCGGGCGGCCGTCTCTATTCGGACATCAACGGGAAGCCCAATCAGGTGAACTTGTTCGACGGGACGACGGCCGATGCCATCAGCACCCGAACCACCGTCTACGCGCAGGACGCCTGGACGCTGACCGATCGCCTCACGCTGCAGCCCGGCGTGCGCGTCAGCCTGGACCGCGGGAGCATCCCCGCCGCGAGCAACGTCTACAAGACCAACCCGGTCGACTGGCGGTTCGGGTTCGCCTGGGACCTGCTCGGCAACCACAAGACCCTGGTTCGCGGGCACTATGGCCGATTCCACGAGACCGTCGTGCCGGGCATGGTCAACTTCCTCGACTTCAGCAAGTGGTCGCCGACCATCACCGCGAAGGTGAACGCCAATGGCAGTTTCACGGAGCTGACGCGGTCGGTGATGCCGGGCAACCTGTCCATCTCCTCGAACGTGTCGCAGCCGTACATGGATCAAATCACCATCGCCGTCGAGCGGGAGCTGCTCCCGGACTTCGGCGTGACCGCGCAGTTCGTGCGGCGCGATTGGGGAAGTCTCCTGGCGTTCGTGGACACCAACTCGCAGTGGGCCCCGGTCCAGAAGCAGGATCCCGGACCCGACAACGTGCTCGGCACCTCGGACGACGGTGCGATGCTGACCGTCTACAACCTGCTCAACCCGGGAAAATCGATCCTGGTCTTCTCGAACCCCAGCGATGCCTCGCGCAAGTACACGGCCATCATGCTGATTGCCAAGAAGCGCTTCTCGCACAACTGGCAACTGCTCGCATCCTATACGCGGTCGAACGCGGAGGGGACCGTGGGCAACACGGCCGGCACCAGCACGGGCACCGCCGCCGAAGTGAGTCAGACCGGCCAGTGGGCAAACCCGAACGCGATGATCAACGCGTACGGGCCGGGCATCTACGACTGCCCGAACCAGTTCAGCTTCAACGGTACCTATCGGGTTTCGCACTTCGGCGGGTTCAATCTCAGCGCCTCCTATCGCTACGCGACCGGTCAGCCCTGGAGCCGCACCGTGACCATCCGCGGGTTGGCACAAGGCAACCAGTCCGTCCGGGTCGAGAAGAAGGGAACCCAGGTCGGGGCCCCAGTGAACTCGCTCGACATCCGCGTCGAGAAGACGGTGAACCTGGGCTCGCCACGACGAAACGTGGGGGTCTACGTGGACGCATTCAACGTGCTCAACAGGGGCTGGCAGCTCGGGGGCGGGGTCGTCGAAGCCTCGGGTGCGACCTATGGGCTGCCCACGGCGTGGTCACCGGCCCGACAGTTCCAGGTGGGCGCGCGCCTGACGTTCTGACGAAGGCTGGCGGAAGCCGCCGCAATGGCCTGACAACGACAATCAACGAGGGTTCCGCGTCAGGGCGGTACCCTACTCAGGAATCCTTGGAGGCTCCGTGTACATGACGAGGCGTTCGTTCTGGGTGGTTGTACTCCTGGCGATTGGAGTCTCGACGGCTGTGGCCCAGCCGCCCGCTCAAGCGGCAAAGCTGCCGTCGCCTAGCGACAGCCTCGTGATCGTCGCCGGCACGAAGGACGACACGGCGAATGTCTTTCGGGTCAACGGCAATACGCTCGAGCTTCTCAAGTCGCTCAAGACCGGAGGCGGGCCGCACGAAGTGTGCATCAGCGCGGACGGCAAGAAGGCGTACGTCACCAACAGCACAGGTGGGGGGATCACGGTGATCGACCTGACCACGCTGGAGGTGGGCGCGCCGATCATGGACGCGAGCCTGGAGCGGCCAACGGGCCTGGCCGCGAGCCGCGATGGCAAGAAGCTCTACGTGGGCTCACGCGGATCCCAAGCCCTCGTGGTGCTCTCGACGGGAGGCCAAGTGCTCAAGCAGCTGCCGGTCAAAGATCCGACGGGAGTCGCGATCTCTCCGGATGGCACACGGGTGTACGTGGCTAGTGACAGCACCCAGTCGGTGTTCGCGATCGACACCTCGACCGACACCGTGAACGGCGTCCTCAAGACCGGCCGGCAACCGATGGGCATCGCCGTCACGCCCGACAGCAAGACCGTGCTCGTCGCCAGCGTGTCGAGCGACGTCATGCACGTCTTCAACGCCGCCACCAACGAACTGTATGGCGCATTCGGTATTGGGCGGGCGCCGCAGGGGATCGCGGTGGCGCCGGACGGAAAGGTCGCGTACAGCGTGACGCGGGAGGCAACCCCCGGCCTCGGCCATTCGACGGTCTCGATCCTCGACTTGCGGCAGGGCTACGGGCGCAAGTCCAACGACATCGCGGTCGATGCGCTGCCAGCCAGAGTGCTGCTGAGCCCGGACGCGTCGTTTCTGTACGTCACCTGCACCGGCGCCGACGCGGCCACCAGCGTGACGATCATCGACCTGAGGACGGGAGAGACCGTTCACAAGGTCCGTGGGGGGGCCGGGGCGAGAGGCATGGCGTTGAGGAAGTAGGACACCTTCGGCGAAGGACCCTGAGCAAGCGCCACGTCGTCCAGCCGGTCTCGAACGGCGGCGCATGTTCAGGTAGGGTTCGGGATGGAGGGGACACGACATGACCGTCGAGAAGATTGGCCGCCCCGCGCTCGCGGCCGGTGCGCCGCCGGCGCCGAAGGGCCAGGCGCCCGCCGTGATCACGCCCAGGAGTCTCGAGCCCGCGGTCGTATCGTCCGCGAATGGGAACAAGTACAAGAACGGCGGCGACCTCACCTGTGTCGAGAAGGCGTTTGCCCTCATGACGAGCGGCAGCGATGTCCTCGACGCGCTCATCGCCGGCGTCAACATCGTCGAGCTCGATCCGGACGAGCACGCCGTCGGGTACGGCGGATTGCCAAATGCCGACGGCGTCGTTCAGCTGGACGCCTCCTGCATGCACGGGCCGACGAATCGCGCCGGCGGCGTTGCGGGGCTCGAAGGAGTCCGAACGCCGTCGTGCGTCGCCCGGAAGGTGATGAGCGAGACCGATCATCACCTGCTGGTCGGTGAGGGCGCGCGGCAGTTCGCCCGACGTGCGGGATTCACGATCGAAGCCGATCTGAACTCCCCCCAGTCACGCCGGCTCTGGCTGGAATGGAAACGTCGCAGCGAACTCGATCGCTACAGTGACCCGAGAGCGCGCGAGGAGGCGGGCTTTCGCGCCGGCTTGTCCATGGTGGCCGACGGGCTGATCGAGTCCGATCACTTCTACGGCACCATCAACTGCACCGGCATCAACGCCAAGGGGGAGATCGCTGGCGTGACAACCACGAGCGGACTGGCCTGGAAGCTGCCGGGCCGGGTCGGCGACTCCCCGATTCTGGGGGCAGGGCTCTACGTGGACGGCGAGGTGGGCGCCGCGGGGTCTACCGGCCGCGGCGAGTCGAATCTATTCGGGCTGTGCTCGTTTCTGATCGTCGAGAACCTCCGACGGGGACTCTCGCCGACGGATGCTGGCATCGACGCGCTCAAACGAATCACGGCGAAGACGACCGACAAACGGTTGCTCGACGCGAAGGGCAATCCGAACTTCCAGACCAACTTCTACATCCTGAACGCCAAAGGCCAGCACGCCGGCGTGTCGATGTATCGCTCGAGCTACGCGATCTGCACGGAGAAGGGTGCGCAGACGCTCGCCACGGCCAGTCTGTTTCCGGACGGGCCGCAACTCTCGTAAACCCTGCGCTCACTTGTGGTGACCATGCTTCGCGCCCCGCGCACTCTATGAAACGGGCGTCCCCCGCGCGAGACGTTGGTCAACACCACTCAGTCGAAGGGTAGGGCTCGACGGCGAGCGGACGGACCATCGCCGGACAGGGATCACGAAGGTATGACCGAAGCATCGCTCGATACGCGACCCCAGCCAACGCGGCTGTTCCGCTGGATGGTACTCACCGTCATCAGCTTCGCGGCGTTCGGGAACTACTACGTCTTCGACTGCATCGGCCCGCTGGCGAACCTGCTCAGCAAGCAGCTCGGGTTCTCGGATGCCAATATCGGCCTCCTGCAGGCGATCTACAGTTTCCCGAACGTCGTGATGGTACTCATCGGCGGGGTCATCATCGACCGGATCGGGACGAAGAAATCGACGCTCATCTTCGGTGTCATCTGCTTTGTCGGTGCCTCGGTGACCGCGCTCACGCCAACCCTGCCGGTCATGGCGACTGGCCGGCTCATCTACGGCCTGGGCGCCGAGTCATTGACCGTGGCTGTCACGACGGCGATTGCGCGCTGGTTCCGCGGCAAGGAGTTGAGCTTCGGCTTCGGGATCAACCTCACCCTCTCGCGCTTCGGTTCGCTGGCGGCGCAAGTGTCACCGACCTGGGCGGCGTGGGCGTACACGTCGTGGACGTGGCCCCTGTATATGGCGGTCGCTTTTGCCACCTTCTGCGTCATCGGCGCGCTGGGCTACTGGCTTCTCGAGTCGCTGGCCGAACGGCGGTACAACCTCGGGACGATCAAGACCGACAAGGTGGTCCTCAAGGACATTTTCAAGTTCGACCGCTCGTACTGGTACATCGTCGCCCTGTGCGTCACGTTCTACTCAGGGATCTTCCCGTTCCAGACCTTCGCGCAGAAGTACTTCGTCGAGGCGCACCACGCCTCACCCAAAGAGGCGTCGATGCTGGTCGGCATGCTGACGATCTTCGCGATGGTTGGCACGCCGCTGTTCGGCCTTCTGGTAGACCGCATCGGCCGGCGGTCGTTGCTCATGATGTTCGGCTCGATGCTGCTGATTCCGGTCTATCTGATCATGGCCTACTCGGACCTGCCCCTCGGGGTTCCAATGGCCATGATGGGAATTGCCTTCTCTCTCATCCCGGCAGTGATGTGGCCGTCGGTGGCGTACGTGGTGGACGAGTCGAGACTGGGCACGGCCTACGGGCTGATGACCATGGTCCAGAATATCGGCCTGTTTGGCTTCAACCTGCTGATCGGCTGGGCGAACGACACGTGGCACGCCAGCGCCACCAATCCCGGCGGTTACACGGCCGGCATGTGGATGTTCTCGTGTCTGGGCCTGTTGGGGTTGCTGTTTGCGAGTCTG
This DNA window, taken from Vicinamibacterales bacterium, encodes the following:
- a CDS encoding long-chain fatty acid--CoA ligase, with product MNSDHLVKMIRDRIAATPDAVGLRHKVGAEWRGMTYGEMGRHIDAVASWLIDVGLRTGDRAVIFAPNTPWWSIVDFAVQAAGGIPVPIYATNTATQVEHIVRDAGAKIAFVGGDEQYRRLDALRGGSAALSHVVVFDAGVALDLTDSCSLSVPLGHPTSPALAGREAAIRASDVATIIYTSGTTGEPKGVVLTFENILTQFDALDRFFNVTERDRSLCFLPLSHAYERAWTYYILNRGAQNFYLDDPKRVVETMQEMRPTCMVSVPRLYEKIYATARHQISQGSAVKRGLFEWAVGVGRRYAYARKNGDSVGPILAATHALADRLVLRKIRDIVGGPKNFFSAGGAALGADIEEFFFAAGLLVCQGYGLTETSPMLTCNRPGDFKFGTVGKVISGCELRIAPDGEILARGPNVMQGYFGRPQDTADCIQDGWLKTGDIGSFDEDGFLRITDRKKDLIITSVGKNIAPSRIESVIGQDYYIEQIAAIGDGRQHLSALVVPHFEALDQWARERGINYDSMRAMVKDARIVAFIAERIEQRQAELPQHERVKKFTLLTERFSQMGGELTPTLKNIRAAIATKYAQTIDAMYSSDRSDESAKAS
- a CDS encoding aminotransferase class V-fold PLP-dependent enzyme translates to MATRRHFLKSLSLSPLAVPFVSPGAAAWSRDAGAPLPAPDDPAFWAKVREQFLLAPDKAFFNTGTHGAMPKVVVDAVTEHLRRCATEIADWDYHGADWIAGYQPMTEIRAKVARLLNADVGEIALTENVTTAMNGVAQGLDLAPGDEVVATDQEHIGGKSPWELKARRWKTVFRPMPFPKPVHDPQQAIDVFRKAMTPRTKVFEIQHIITGSGAVLPVKALCAEARAKGIFTVVDGAQAVGHIPVDLRDLGCDAYVGCFHKWMLAPAGTGFLYVRKDRIRDIWTTMASGQWDNHQDEGFRLSQRGTGSLSILMGLDAALDFHFKLGPERVQQRIKYLGDRLRDGLRAIPKARIFSPDDPAMCAGITVWNIEGMTGAALQDALWTRGRLRPRASGEVFGVRQSTHIYNSVDEVDRTVAIARAVAEG
- a CDS encoding TonB-dependent receptor encodes the protein MFAWKRWLAIAALAALVIALAPSAALAQTRSEITGVIKDGTGAVLPGVTVTLSSPNMVGGDRTVVSGHDGIYRFTDLPLGVYEVAATLQGFRTVHRPGLQVQFGTTVTIDLVLQVGGVEETVTVSGATPVIDVTTAASTTKIEESFLQNLPAGGQSRRPNEIMSLAPGVTTQRTAHGGIRDANNIMVDGMSSSLPGGGNIATSVLSYDWMAEVQVVALGANAEYGEFTGTVSNMIMRSGSNNFSGLASYFTTRQSWLGKNTGDLSPALQAKFTPARLLQNYDTNYQVGGPIKKDKVFFFGGGEYFRNSAISSGALPGPDGTGIPNSENWPRYLAKVNWAVSKALKLEGLVEHDNESIEPNGTSASSAADAMTMTHISKTMYNGRLTWTINDKTLVEVRGGGLKLFQEFPPYPPNTISGPSSHKDTVTGITTGNAGSFSSSTQSRTSMSGSLTKWVTGFLGTSHELKFGLDYEHTELLNTSGIPGGRLYSDINGKPNQVNLFDGTTADAISTRTTVYAQDAWTLTDRLTLQPGVRVSLDRGSIPAASNVYKTNPVDWRFGFAWDLLGNHKTLVRGHYGRFHETVVPGMVNFLDFSKWSPTITAKVNANGSFTELTRSVMPGNLSISSNVSQPYMDQITIAVERELLPDFGVTAQFVRRDWGSLLAFVDTNSQWAPVQKQDPGPDNVLGTSDDGAMLTVYNLLNPGKSILVFSNPSDASRKYTAIMLIAKKRFSHNWQLLASYTRSNAEGTVGNTAGTSTGTAAEVSQTGQWANPNAMINAYGPGIYDCPNQFSFNGTYRVSHFGGFNLSASYRYATGQPWSRTVTIRGLAQGNQSVRVEKKGTQVGAPVNSLDIRVEKTVNLGSPRRNVGVYVDAFNVLNRGWQLGGGVVEASGATYGLPTAWSPARQFQVGARLTF
- a CDS encoding YncE family protein; amino-acid sequence: MTRRSFWVVVLLAIGVSTAVAQPPAQAAKLPSPSDSLVIVAGTKDDTANVFRVNGNTLELLKSLKTGGGPHEVCISADGKKAYVTNSTGGGITVIDLTTLEVGAPIMDASLERPTGLAASRDGKKLYVGSRGSQALVVLSTGGQVLKQLPVKDPTGVAISPDGTRVYVASDSTQSVFAIDTSTDTVNGVLKTGRQPMGIAVTPDSKTVLVASVSSDVMHVFNAATNELYGAFGIGRAPQGIAVAPDGKVAYSVTREATPGLGHSTVSILDLRQGYGRKSNDIAVDALPARVLLSPDASFLYVTCTGADAATSVTIIDLRTGETVHKVRGGAGARGMALRK
- a CDS encoding N(4)-(beta-N-acetylglucosaminyl)-L-asparaginase, yielding MTVEKIGRPALAAGAPPAPKGQAPAVITPRSLEPAVVSSANGNKYKNGGDLTCVEKAFALMTSGSDVLDALIAGVNIVELDPDEHAVGYGGLPNADGVVQLDASCMHGPTNRAGGVAGLEGVRTPSCVARKVMSETDHHLLVGEGARQFARRAGFTIEADLNSPQSRRLWLEWKRRSELDRYSDPRAREEAGFRAGLSMVADGLIESDHFYGTINCTGINAKGEIAGVTTTSGLAWKLPGRVGDSPILGAGLYVDGEVGAAGSTGRGESNLFGLCSFLIVENLRRGLSPTDAGIDALKRITAKTTDKRLLDAKGNPNFQTNFYILNAKGQHAGVSMYRSSYAICTEKGAQTLATASLFPDGPQLS
- a CDS encoding MFS transporter, translating into MTEASLDTRPQPTRLFRWMVLTVISFAAFGNYYVFDCIGPLANLLSKQLGFSDANIGLLQAIYSFPNVVMVLIGGVIIDRIGTKKSTLIFGVICFVGASVTALTPTLPVMATGRLIYGLGAESLTVAVTTAIARWFRGKELSFGFGINLTLSRFGSLAAQVSPTWAAWAYTSWTWPLYMAVAFATFCVIGALGYWLLESLAERRYNLGTIKTDKVVLKDIFKFDRSYWYIVALCVTFYSGIFPFQTFAQKYFVEAHHASPKEASMLVGMLTIFAMVGTPLFGLLVDRIGRRSLLMMFGSMLLIPVYLIMAYSDLPLGVPMAMMGIAFSLIPAVMWPSVAYVVDESRLGTAYGLMTMVQNIGLFGFNLLIGWANDTWHASATNPGGYTAGMWMFSCLGLLGLLFASLLRRSDRARARELAMAATA